In one window of Leptospira sp. GIMC2001 DNA:
- a CDS encoding GAF domain-containing SpoIIE family protein phosphatase yields MLTESKICVLCGEEKTPEGETKKARFYCMSCGKEWILEKRRSTRFGNFLLGLQQEQKISLLLDSLALFNSTLKMQDLVTSYSSFIHQRLGERNVAILLIDTDRAKIRLAGYKSKKTPLERLVHKIHLDYDVSYGILIRSMTEAKSFYYEMNSEKHPFYKYYSDLTGTKSQLVVPIIYGNHPIGLVTMDYSHDDGSKLRDEQEIMELLTGQFAVALRNAMLYDRSKSQSTHFQNLHLSALTLSKLYLDNHDEMMRMILLTASGFLDTTKNILYENDFDVSHVRIYELNRSAGSPGMNTSIREIPREKVDDILKIKEPIRQGQDFYLPFTLEDGTEFYFHLSREDSNFSMDDFEVLNAYVALAKITIDNTRLYRSMSDQKKIEREIEIAREIQLNLLPRNTPNFPGYEFGGFMEAARGVGGDYYDFITSPDNSEVVICIGDVSGKGVGAGMVMATVRTILHSLVRKKPSPDEILTNINTYLYYNYRDSPTPRFMTMTIISWDPETGIFHYSGAGHGSILVHRNKTNTLEFIETKGIILGIQPDIQSFQNNGEILLNPGDTMLLITDGVTESMNEKGESFEDERVYASFIKNINLDCKSILTEIYKELKQFAGTKEQHDDITMISIKRYGSNQ; encoded by the coding sequence AGGGAGAAACCAAGAAAGCTCGCTTCTACTGCATGAGTTGTGGCAAAGAATGGATCTTAGAGAAGAGAAGATCAACTCGATTTGGCAATTTTCTACTTGGTCTACAGCAAGAGCAGAAAATCTCGCTACTTTTAGATTCCCTCGCCCTTTTTAACTCTACTCTAAAAATGCAAGATCTAGTAACTTCCTATTCTAGCTTCATCCATCAACGACTGGGTGAGAGAAATGTAGCAATATTGCTTATCGATACTGATCGTGCCAAAATTCGATTGGCTGGATATAAATCCAAAAAAACTCCCCTAGAGAGATTGGTTCACAAAATACATCTGGATTACGATGTAAGTTACGGCATACTCATTCGAAGCATGACGGAAGCAAAATCGTTCTACTATGAAATGAATTCAGAGAAACATCCATTCTATAAATACTATTCAGATCTTACAGGCACCAAATCTCAGTTAGTTGTTCCTATCATATATGGCAATCATCCAATCGGCTTAGTTACAATGGACTATTCTCATGACGATGGATCAAAATTAAGAGATGAACAAGAAATTATGGAACTTCTCACTGGACAGTTCGCTGTAGCTTTACGAAATGCAATGCTGTATGATAGATCTAAATCACAAAGTACTCATTTTCAGAATCTGCATCTTTCTGCGCTCACATTAAGTAAATTGTATTTGGATAACCATGATGAAATGATGAGAATGATTCTACTTACTGCATCAGGATTTCTCGATACCACTAAAAATATTTTGTATGAGAATGATTTTGATGTATCCCATGTGAGAATTTATGAATTGAACCGCAGTGCGGGAAGCCCTGGTATGAATACATCCATCCGTGAGATTCCGCGAGAAAAAGTTGACGATATACTAAAAATCAAGGAACCAATCAGGCAAGGACAAGATTTCTATTTGCCATTTACTTTGGAAGACGGAACGGAATTTTATTTCCATCTATCAAGAGAAGATTCGAATTTCTCGATGGATGATTTTGAAGTTTTGAATGCTTATGTAGCACTTGCTAAAATAACGATCGATAATACAAGACTCTATCGCTCAATGAGTGACCAGAAAAAAATAGAAAGAGAGATTGAAATTGCACGTGAAATACAATTGAATCTTCTCCCAAGAAATACTCCGAACTTTCCAGGTTATGAATTTGGTGGATTTATGGAAGCGGCAAGAGGAGTCGGCGGTGACTACTATGACTTTATCACCTCACCAGACAATAGTGAAGTCGTGATCTGTATCGGTGATGTAAGTGGAAAAGGAGTCGGAGCAGGAATGGTAATGGCAACTGTTCGTACGATTCTTCATAGTCTAGTTCGCAAGAAACCATCTCCAGATGAAATATTAACAAATATTAATACATACTTATATTATAATTATAGGGATTCACCTACCCCTAGATTCATGACAATGACAATCATTTCCTGGGATCCAGAAACTGGAATCTTCCACTATTCTGGAGCCGGTCATGGTTCAATACTAGTTCATAGAAACAAAACCAATACTCTGGAATTTATAGAGACCAAAGGTATAATATTGGGTATTCAACCCGATATCCAAAGCTTTCAAAACAATGGAGAAATCCTATTGAATCCTGGAGATACCATGCTTTTGATCACTGATGGAGTCACTGAATCTATGAATGAAAAAGGCGAATCATTCGAAGATGAGAGAGTCTATGCTTCTTTCATTAAGAATATAAATCTAGATTGTAAATCTATACTAACTGAAATTTACAAAGAACTAAAACAATTTGCTGGAACAAAAGAACAACATGATGATATCACGATGATATCTATTAAAAGGTATGGCTCTAATCAATAG
- the tilS gene encoding tRNA lysidine(34) synthetase TilS, which produces MALINREIYNNLTNRLSPYHEILKSGSAIVAFSGGRDSSILLDYYIHLYQIGFCKPPIIYHLDHQIRDNLKQELEIKNFLESITKIHPNIRIFCYSKKIPRIAKKIKKSLEETGRLIRYRDLNRIANKHRGYIATGHHNKDYMESVLIHWIRGGGKKSLDTMPIWDGRNFRPLMKIQDSEWKSIDESIHNKLSNLKIWEDESNSDTTYLRNRIRSHVIQFLENEDFNFNKFFCNFHEDYQSKKKENSNNLQFLKIPKQTLDSLTSILDWKILLDLHLRLLHCHPAKKSSIEQTFLYIQEQKNCQLQTNEFILSSVNSGDLYIIPTRSKVLESPRYQIIDGELIVNWNGIQKRIETKSPYSENFSISGVNPGEKIFLDGMNKEIAEIYRALGIPKQVRPFLPILRNQGIPIQFLFDLFENSRKNQPKIV; this is translated from the coding sequence ATGGCTCTAATCAATAGAGAAATTTATAATAATCTCACGAATAGACTATCGCCATATCATGAAATACTAAAATCTGGTTCTGCGATCGTTGCATTTTCGGGTGGCAGGGATTCAAGTATTCTCTTGGATTACTACATCCATCTATATCAAATCGGTTTTTGCAAGCCTCCCATAATCTATCATCTAGATCACCAAATTAGAGATAATCTCAAGCAAGAACTAGAAATAAAAAATTTCCTCGAATCAATCACCAAAATACATCCAAATATCAGGATTTTTTGTTATTCAAAAAAAATCCCGAGAATTGCAAAGAAAATTAAAAAAAGTTTGGAAGAAACTGGAAGACTCATACGTTATCGAGATCTCAATCGAATCGCGAATAAACATCGAGGATATATAGCAACTGGACATCATAACAAAGATTATATGGAATCGGTTTTGATTCACTGGATTCGAGGAGGAGGCAAAAAGTCTCTAGACACAATGCCTATATGGGACGGAAGAAATTTTCGCCCACTTATGAAAATTCAAGATTCAGAATGGAAATCTATCGACGAATCAATCCATAACAAATTATCTAACCTCAAAATCTGGGAAGATGAGAGCAATAGCGATACTACTTATTTAAGAAATCGAATTCGCTCCCATGTGATTCAATTTCTGGAGAATGAAGATTTCAATTTTAATAAATTTTTTTGCAATTTTCATGAAGACTACCAATCGAAAAAAAAAGAAAATTCTAATAATTTGCAATTTCTAAAAATTCCCAAGCAAACTTTGGATTCATTGACTTCAATTCTTGATTGGAAAATTCTATTGGATTTGCATCTGCGTCTTCTCCATTGTCACCCCGCAAAAAAATCATCTATTGAGCAGACTTTTCTCTATATCCAGGAACAAAAAAATTGCCAATTGCAAACTAATGAGTTCATTCTGTCCAGTGTCAATTCAGGTGATCTATACATCATTCCTACTAGATCGAAAGTATTGGAATCTCCAAGATACCAAATCATTGACGGGGAGTTGATTGTAAATTGGAATGGAATTCAGAAGAGAATTGAAACTAAATCCCCTTATAGCGAGAACTTCTCAATTTCTGGTGTTAATCCTGGAGAGAAGATCTTTCTCGATGGCATGAATAAGGAAATAGCGGAGATATATCGTGCTCTTGGAATTCCAAAACAAGTAAGGCCATTCCTTCCGATTCTAAGAAACCAGGGCATACCCATTCAGTTTCTATTTGATTTATTTGAAAATTCAAGAAAGAATCAACCCAAAATTGTATAA
- the yihA gene encoding ribosome biogenesis GTP-binding protein YihA/YsxC, whose amino-acid sequence MQTIEQEFLKVLQKAFYFKSYADVSLWKKDSNTPEIAFIGRSNSGKSTLINSILVKKGLAKTSRTPGKTKLINVFAIANQFCLVDLPGFGYSKTSHKEHKEMMKLLESYLNQSDQLRHLFLLLDARREIPEEEVIMLETAKKKGINYTLIRTKADKLNQKEKIQSVKDTEKHTRNYMYVSSLTGNGIVELREILRLSVQ is encoded by the coding sequence TTGCAAACCATAGAACAAGAATTTTTAAAAGTATTACAGAAGGCCTTTTACTTTAAATCGTATGCTGATGTTAGTTTATGGAAGAAAGATTCTAACACTCCTGAGATAGCTTTCATAGGTAGATCCAATTCCGGTAAATCAACATTGATCAATTCAATATTAGTAAAAAAGGGATTAGCTAAAACTTCTAGGACTCCTGGTAAAACTAAATTGATCAATGTATTTGCAATAGCGAATCAATTTTGTTTGGTCGATCTACCAGGGTTTGGATACTCAAAAACATCGCATAAAGAACACAAGGAGATGATGAAGCTATTGGAAAGTTACCTCAATCAATCTGATCAACTTCGGCATTTATTTCTTCTTCTTGATGCTAGGCGTGAGATTCCAGAAGAAGAAGTGATAATGCTAGAAACTGCTAAGAAGAAAGGGATCAACTATACATTGATTCGAACAAAAGCGGATAAGTTAAACCAAAAAGAGAAAATTCAATCAGTCAAAGACACAGAAAAACATACGAGAAATTATATGTATGTATCATCTTTGACTGGAAATGGAATCGTTGAATTGAGAGAAATACTAAGACTGAGCGTCCAATAG
- a CDS encoding Lcl domain-containing protein, translating to MKKLKKLYTILLCVSVLIVVGCKAEPETDTFGLGDEEFSTVLTGLLLNTGFTDLQDGTVLDKPANLIWQKCSAGQVYRSAENDCRGKQSPSLFTAVDATKWGAAQLAYCNSNTYACNALSAPPELIPNGSINPGIQVNGTSEAYEYCKSLNNASGFPGYRVPNPYELQRLTFGGRTAMLALFPDTQEALYWSSWSRLDDLTGETAVAVDFDRSGLGEEKAIVKVDRNYVRCVRPSVPVSNP from the coding sequence ATGAAAAAACTAAAAAAATTATACACTATCCTCCTCTGCGTATCAGTTCTGATTGTGGTTGGCTGCAAAGCAGAACCAGAGACAGATACATTTGGATTAGGAGATGAGGAATTTTCTACAGTACTAACTGGATTGCTACTCAACACAGGGTTTACCGATTTGCAAGATGGAACCGTTCTTGACAAACCAGCTAACTTAATCTGGCAAAAATGTTCAGCCGGTCAAGTTTATAGATCGGCTGAGAATGATTGTCGCGGCAAGCAATCTCCAAGTTTATTTACAGCTGTTGATGCAACCAAATGGGGAGCAGCACAACTAGCGTATTGTAATAGTAATACTTACGCTTGTAATGCGCTAAGTGCCCCACCAGAGCTAATTCCGAATGGATCGATCAATCCAGGTATTCAGGTTAATGGAACCAGTGAAGCTTATGAGTATTGTAAAAGTTTGAACAATGCTTCTGGTTTTCCAGGATATAGAGTTCCAAATCCTTATGAATTACAAAGGTTAACATTTGGTGGAAGAACGGCAATGCTTGCACTTTTCCCAGATACACAAGAAGCATTGTATTGGTCATCTTGGTCTAGACTCGATGATCTTACGGGAGAAACGGCAGTCGCTGTTGATTTCGATAGATCTGGTCTAGGAGAAGAAAAAGCGATCGTAAAAGTGGATAGAAATTACGTACGATGTGTACGCCCATCTGTGCCAGTTTCGAATCCTTAA
- the omp85 gene encoding Omp85 family outer membrane protein: MTKLVLLVVFLLSLPLFAQPTPDDDDEDKRAPRADLPFEIKKEKRLSERDFNNKKQGGYFTGLPLINSDPNVGVGYGARVLYFENGTREDPFFEYTPYRYRVFAQYFNTTRNAPYHWFSVDAPYIFDTEWRLRLDLIYGRNPNLLFFGIGEESLRPLSYRDRNDPRQPLIRNATFSDYEEANSYRRAGNAGEAPYVTDRMRNRYDNENPNIQLSGERSFFGGTVRLVGGTRLSRQIIRTYDGQVFKSKDAFFGDTDFNFVNVDIPTPNGRTLVTEQAESGKIIGLNGGYINTLRAGIVYDTRDFEPDPNRGLFLEATHEKSVKAIGSDYDFNRNHAQARFFYSPFRKTFEKLVLAGRASVIQSNGNVPFFEYTNFWGTETNQAGLGGRTTLRGFKQDRFLGPAMAYANIELRWKFASIDIWGQHFDFQLVPFYDVGRVWDETRFMNLKGYKHSRGLGFRIPWNQATIIYFDYGISDEDRQLFVNFNHIF, translated from the coding sequence CTGACAAAGTTGGTCTTGCTTGTGGTGTTTTTACTCTCACTTCCGTTGTTTGCGCAACCTACGCCAGACGATGATGATGAAGACAAAAGAGCACCTAGAGCGGATCTTCCATTCGAAATAAAGAAAGAAAAACGACTCAGTGAACGCGACTTCAATAATAAGAAGCAGGGCGGATATTTTACTGGTCTACCTCTTATAAACTCTGACCCCAACGTTGGAGTTGGTTATGGAGCTCGGGTTCTATATTTTGAAAATGGAACTAGGGAAGATCCTTTCTTTGAGTATACTCCTTATAGATACAGAGTGTTCGCTCAGTATTTTAACACAACACGTAACGCTCCATACCACTGGTTCAGTGTAGACGCTCCATACATTTTTGATACAGAATGGAGATTGAGATTAGATCTTATATATGGACGAAACCCAAACCTTTTATTCTTTGGAATTGGTGAAGAATCGCTCAGACCTTTAAGTTATAGGGATCGTAATGATCCAAGACAACCATTGATTCGGAATGCAACTTTTTCTGATTATGAAGAGGCTAATTCTTACCGTAGAGCAGGGAATGCTGGAGAAGCTCCTTACGTAACAGATAGAATGCGAAATCGTTACGACAACGAAAACCCGAACATCCAACTTTCTGGTGAGCGTTCTTTCTTTGGCGGAACTGTACGATTGGTTGGTGGAACAAGACTTTCGCGACAAATCATCCGAACATACGATGGACAAGTTTTTAAATCGAAAGACGCTTTCTTCGGTGATACAGATTTCAATTTTGTAAACGTTGATATCCCAACCCCAAATGGACGGACATTGGTTACGGAGCAAGCTGAATCTGGCAAAATCATTGGATTGAATGGTGGATACATCAATACTCTGAGAGCAGGAATTGTTTACGATACGAGAGATTTTGAACCTGACCCTAACAGAGGTTTGTTCCTAGAAGCAACTCATGAAAAGTCTGTAAAAGCTATCGGATCTGATTATGACTTCAATCGTAATCATGCTCAAGCGAGATTTTTCTATTCTCCATTTAGAAAGACTTTTGAAAAACTAGTGCTTGCAGGTCGGGCTTCCGTGATTCAATCAAATGGTAATGTTCCATTTTTTGAATATACGAATTTCTGGGGAACAGAAACCAACCAAGCAGGTCTTGGTGGAAGAACAACTCTTCGTGGATTCAAGCAAGACCGATTCCTTGGTCCTGCAATGGCTTATGCTAACATAGAATTGCGATGGAAATTTGCATCTATTGACATCTGGGGACAGCATTTTGACTTCCAGTTGGTTCCATTCTATGATGTGGGAAGAGTTTGGGACGAAACAAGATTCATGAACTTAAAAGGATACAAACATTCAAGAGGTTTGGGATTTCGAATTCCTTGGAACCAAGCGACCATTATCTATTTTGATTATGGTATTTCGGATGAAGACCGTCAATTGTTTGTAAACTTCAATCATATATTCTAA
- a CDS encoding acetyl-CoA carboxylase biotin carboxyl carrier protein subunit: protein MRFKFDNKEDFYTVYPINSTQIRVRNPKGIISDYYLNEICEKDYILPGPIVEFEDEAGTKGYFLRKKDKMYLHHQGKTFIAKIEDVTLGDSELISNEIRSPMPGKLIKLFKKAGDSFLKSDVLGILEAMKMENQLKAGFDGKILNVLKKEGDLVGQDEIIILLEPLT, encoded by the coding sequence ATGCGCTTCAAGTTTGACAACAAAGAAGATTTTTATACTGTCTATCCGATCAATTCAACTCAAATAAGAGTGCGTAATCCAAAAGGAATCATTTCAGATTATTATTTAAATGAAATATGTGAAAAAGATTATATACTTCCAGGTCCAATTGTTGAATTCGAAGACGAGGCAGGAACAAAAGGGTACTTCCTTCGAAAAAAGGACAAAATGTATCTTCATCATCAAGGAAAAACATTTATCGCGAAGATTGAGGATGTCACTCTTGGAGATTCAGAACTCATCTCCAATGAGATACGAAGTCCAATGCCTGGTAAATTGATCAAATTGTTCAAAAAAGCCGGTGATAGTTTTCTGAAATCGGATGTCTTGGGCATTCTAGAAGCTATGAAAATGGAAAATCAGCTAAAAGCTGGCTTCGATGGCAAGATCCTTAATGTTCTAAAAAAGGAAGGCGATTTGGTCGGACAAGACGAGATTATCATCTTGTTGGAACCTTTGACATAG
- a CDS encoding acetyl-CoA carboxylase biotin carboxylase subunit — translation MPKITKLLIANRGEISLRIQRTCNRLGIATVAVYSNADQSSPFVESADESFLLGESEPHLSYLNQEKIIEICKKSGATAVHPGYGFLSENASFAKKLSENGIIFLGPSPESIDLMGDKIRSREVMAKAGVPVVPGFSSDSIDVQVYLVEAKKIGFPIMIKATAGGGGKGMRMVEKEEDFQPAFESAVREAEKAFGNGIVFIEKYISNPRHVEFQIFGDRFGHVVHFHERDCSIQRRHQKVVEETPAPNYPKDLKDAMAETAILAGSSIGYMGAGTVEFILGDKGEFYFLEMNTRLQVEHPVTEMVTGLDLVELQIRIAEGESIPEPLLEQGSVPQNGHSMEVRIYAEDPQNGFLPSIGKIEWMKVPMKAGIRFDTGVTSGSDVSIFYDPMIGKLIAHADTREKCRLKLLNALESLVIFGPVTNIGFLINILNEEDFIIGKVSTHFLNGKDSLVNTDESSRMRAIGVMADLMSESIKSNSVWEAVSHALQV, via the coding sequence ATGCCTAAAATAACTAAACTATTAATTGCGAATCGAGGCGAGATAAGCTTAAGAATTCAGAGAACTTGCAACAGGCTCGGAATTGCAACTGTAGCTGTTTATTCGAATGCTGATCAATCATCTCCATTTGTTGAATCAGCTGACGAATCTTTTCTTTTGGGTGAATCCGAACCTCATTTATCCTATTTGAATCAAGAAAAGATAATAGAAATCTGCAAAAAATCTGGAGCTACGGCAGTTCATCCAGGATATGGATTTTTGTCGGAGAACGCTAGTTTTGCGAAGAAATTGAGCGAGAATGGGATAATATTTTTGGGGCCTAGCCCAGAATCGATAGATTTGATGGGTGATAAAATAAGATCTCGAGAGGTTATGGCTAAGGCGGGAGTTCCTGTTGTACCAGGCTTTTCTTCGGATTCGATTGATGTTCAAGTCTATTTAGTGGAAGCGAAGAAAATTGGCTTCCCAATAATGATTAAGGCTACAGCAGGTGGCGGTGGTAAGGGTATGCGCATGGTTGAGAAAGAAGAAGATTTTCAACCTGCATTTGAATCTGCCGTCAGAGAAGCTGAGAAAGCTTTCGGCAATGGCATAGTATTTATCGAGAAATATATTTCTAATCCAAGGCATGTTGAATTCCAGATATTTGGAGATAGGTTCGGACATGTTGTACATTTTCATGAAAGAGATTGTTCGATCCAAAGGCGACATCAAAAGGTTGTAGAAGAAACACCTGCTCCTAATTATCCAAAAGATTTAAAGGATGCAATGGCAGAAACTGCGATTTTGGCTGGATCATCCATCGGATATATGGGTGCCGGGACAGTAGAATTTATATTAGGTGATAAGGGTGAATTCTATTTCCTTGAAATGAATACAAGGCTTCAAGTAGAGCATCCTGTTACAGAAATGGTCACAGGACTCGATCTAGTTGAATTGCAAATAAGAATTGCTGAAGGTGAATCAATTCCAGAGCCATTACTTGAGCAAGGATCAGTTCCGCAAAACGGACATTCAATGGAAGTTAGAATCTATGCCGAAGATCCACAGAATGGGTTTCTGCCGTCGATTGGTAAGATTGAATGGATGAAAGTTCCAATGAAAGCGGGAATTCGTTTTGATACTGGAGTTACATCAGGTTCCGATGTATCAATTTTTTATGATCCAATGATAGGTAAGCTAATAGCGCATGCAGATACTAGAGAGAAGTGTAGATTGAAATTATTGAATGCTCTAGAGTCGCTCGTGATTTTTGGTCCAGTAACAAATATTGGTTTTTTGATTAATATATTGAATGAAGAGGATTTTATTATAGGGAAAGTATCTACTCATTTTTTGAACGGTAAAGATTCGTTGGTGAATACTGATGAATCGTCACGAATGCGGGCGATTGGAGTTATGGCAGATTTAATGAGTGAGTCAATCAAGTCCAATTCAGTATGGGAGGCTGTTTCACATGCGCTTCAAGTTTGA
- the lenA gene encoding lipoprotein LenA — protein MNKIVITSLMLALLVICKPSESLPEQIQGVRYASYTQWIYKTPGTTKKEDQVALVYGFEEVTALGAETIEVEEGKTKKSVDYLKVKTVDQKEGYAAASGFAEGIFFVSAPGLDAFLKPTFTAGTKGKVSRGSYCLMKETIGEFSKVDCKETILQPDSLKLEDLYNVWITASPEYVNNDPLLGETTKLLRQASTDYIKLKDIAPEEAEKLKKSILASLEKAEEKEDLFFDDVRALKQRFEASMYWNQNQNQ, from the coding sequence ATGAATAAAATAGTTATTACGAGCTTAATGTTAGCTTTACTTGTTATATGCAAACCTTCTGAGTCTTTACCAGAACAGATACAAGGTGTTCGTTATGCTTCGTATACGCAATGGATTTATAAAACTCCAGGAACAACGAAAAAAGAAGATCAAGTTGCCTTGGTCTATGGATTCGAAGAGGTTACAGCTCTAGGTGCTGAGACTATTGAAGTAGAAGAAGGAAAAACGAAAAAATCAGTAGATTACTTAAAAGTGAAAACCGTTGATCAAAAAGAAGGTTATGCAGCAGCGTCAGGATTCGCAGAAGGAATTTTCTTTGTATCAGCGCCAGGTTTGGATGCATTTCTAAAACCAACTTTTACTGCAGGAACCAAAGGCAAAGTGTCCCGAGGGTCTTATTGCTTAATGAAAGAAACAATCGGTGAGTTCTCCAAAGTTGATTGTAAAGAAACCATTTTACAACCTGATTCATTGAAATTGGAAGATTTATACAATGTATGGATCACTGCATCTCCTGAATATGTGAATAACGATCCTCTGTTAGGTGAGACAACAAAATTGTTAAGACAGGCATCCACAGATTATATTAAGTTGAAAGACATAGCTCCCGAAGAGGCTGAAAAGTTAAAAAAGAGTATACTAGCAAGTCTCGAAAAAGCTGAAGAAAAAGAAGATTTGTTTTTTGATGACGTTCGAGCACTCAAGCAAAGATTTGAAGCTAGTATGTACTGGAACCAAAACCAAAATCAATAA
- a CDS encoding mechanosensitive ion channel family protein, translated as MWRYVLFILLATPIFSENILDHVKTDSPRESIQSFMEAMDDYRIGVLTKDSQKQLRIDDAVRTLNLSDVPLILRKEKGQETAILLKEVFDRLFVLDYEKYPDTSEIDGKRIQRWRIENTEITLVRINEGEREGEYLFSKETIDMTMEFYDKVKHLPYINPKTGGALYQEPWIENYIWPWMRKKYLNIFIWQWIGLSISILLGLTLRTIAKFLLEKLFVILKNRKTYWDHRIVEEIKSPFTLLLATLVWYLSLRILRFHGDVLGFFHSMLKLTLSIGVVWIIYGLMEVISDYLKSLAAKTASTLDDQLVPLISKSLKVLVVIFGTLVAIQNLGVNVMGVLAGLGIGGLAFALAAKDGVANFFGSLMILFDKPFQVGDWIVVNGSEGVVEEVGFRSTRIRTFYNSVVSIPNAEMMNAKIDNMGRRQYRRLFTKLGLTYDTPPAKIQEFVDGIKTIIGNNPTTWKENVHVYFNDFGADSLVIMVYFFFEVSIWKEELQNREDILMKIKILASEIGVEFAFPTQTLHIESIPDSWKKID; from the coding sequence ATGTGGAGATATGTTTTATTTATATTGCTCGCTACTCCGATTTTTTCGGAAAATATTCTTGACCATGTAAAGACGGATTCTCCTAGAGAGTCAATCCAATCATTCATGGAAGCAATGGACGATTATCGAATCGGTGTTCTTACGAAAGATTCCCAAAAGCAATTGAGAATTGATGATGCAGTTAGAACTTTAAATTTAAGCGACGTTCCTCTTATTCTACGAAAAGAAAAAGGGCAGGAGACTGCAATTCTTCTAAAGGAAGTATTTGACAGACTATTTGTTTTGGATTATGAAAAATATCCTGATACATCTGAAATCGATGGCAAACGAATTCAAAGGTGGCGAATAGAGAATACTGAAATCACGCTCGTTCGGATCAACGAAGGCGAAAGAGAAGGGGAGTATCTTTTTTCTAAGGAAACCATTGATATGACAATGGAATTCTATGATAAAGTAAAACACCTTCCATACATAAATCCCAAGACAGGGGGAGCATTGTATCAAGAGCCATGGATAGAAAATTATATCTGGCCTTGGATGAGAAAGAAATATCTAAACATTTTTATCTGGCAATGGATAGGTCTATCTATTTCTATCCTACTTGGTCTTACGCTGCGAACCATTGCAAAATTTCTATTAGAAAAATTATTTGTAATTCTCAAGAATCGAAAAACCTATTGGGATCATCGCATTGTAGAAGAAATAAAAAGCCCTTTCACATTACTCCTTGCGACTTTAGTTTGGTATCTTTCATTGCGTATCCTAAGGTTTCATGGAGATGTATTGGGATTCTTTCATTCAATGCTCAAATTAACATTGAGCATAGGTGTAGTCTGGATAATTTACGGACTTATGGAAGTCATTTCGGACTATCTAAAATCTCTGGCAGCAAAAACTGCATCAACATTGGATGATCAATTGGTACCCCTAATCTCTAAATCACTCAAAGTACTTGTTGTGATTTTTGGAACTTTAGTTGCAATCCAGAACCTTGGTGTAAACGTCATGGGAGTGTTAGCTGGATTGGGAATTGGAGGTTTGGCTTTTGCTTTGGCGGCAAAAGACGGAGTTGCTAATTTTTTTGGTTCACTAATGATTTTATTTGATAAACCTTTTCAAGTCGGCGATTGGATTGTTGTGAATGGATCCGAAGGCGTAGTCGAGGAAGTAGGATTCAGATCTACTCGTATTCGAACATTTTACAATTCCGTTGTATCTATCCCAAATGCAGAAATGATGAATGCAAAAATTGACAATATGGGAAGAAGGCAGTATCGTAGGCTTTTCACCAAATTGGGATTAACTTATGATACTCCTCCAGCAAAAATCCAAGAATTTGTTGATGGTATTAAAACGATAATTGGGAATAATCCAACCACATGGAAAGAGAATGTTCATGTGTATTTCAATGACTTCGGTGCTGACAGTTTAGTCATCATGGTTTATTTTTTCTTCGAAGTCTCAATTTGGAAAGAAGAGCTTCAAAATAGAGAAGATATATTGATGAAGATAAAAATATTGGCAAGTGAAATTGGAGTCGAATTTGCTTTTCCTACGCAGACTCTGCATATCGAATCGATTCCAGATTCTTGGAAAAAAATTGATTGA